In Legionella sp. PATHC035, a genomic segment contains:
- a CDS encoding NAD(P)H-flavin reductase, with protein MKEKTIKALVEDISPLTDSIMRLVLTPETYVDYQAGQYLQILFNEEAFSYSIANAPLGSHKYELHIRHSLDNPYNQRLFAHIKESGAVTLRLPFGTCSIEHLYPNRPIVFIAGGTGFAPVKAMIEQLLSTSDTRPFELFWGARLQNDLYMDEKVMAWQAHVSRFNYFSSVSEDNGVPLASLVLAKHPQDLRKWQIVISGPFDMVYSTRDALVNSGVSPAHLFSDAFSFEAK; from the coding sequence ATGAAGGAAAAAACAATTAAAGCACTCGTAGAAGATATTTCACCATTGACAGACAGTATTATGCGCTTGGTTTTAACTCCAGAGACTTACGTGGATTATCAAGCGGGACAATATTTACAAATTCTTTTTAATGAAGAAGCTTTTAGCTATTCTATTGCCAATGCGCCATTAGGATCGCATAAATATGAACTGCATATTCGACATAGCTTGGATAATCCCTACAATCAGCGTTTATTTGCCCATATCAAAGAATCGGGGGCGGTGACTCTTCGCTTGCCTTTTGGTACCTGTTCCATTGAGCATTTGTATCCAAACCGTCCTATAGTATTTATCGCGGGTGGAACTGGATTTGCGCCGGTAAAAGCGATGATCGAGCAGTTATTATCGACTTCAGATACTCGGCCTTTTGAGTTATTTTGGGGCGCTCGTTTGCAAAATGATTTATACATGGATGAAAAAGTAATGGCTTGGCAAGCTCATGTGAGTCGCTTTAACTATTTTTCTTCGGTATCAGAAGATAACGGCGTGCCTCTAGCCTCCTTAGTACTGGCCAAGCATCCACAAGATCTTCGTAAATGGCAAATAGTGATTAGCGGACCTTTTGATATGGTGTACAGTACACGTGATGCATTGGTCAATAGCGGGGTTTCACCTGCTCATTTATTCTCAGATGCATTTAGTTTTGAAGCAAAATAA
- the ubiD gene encoding 4-hydroxy-3-polyprenylbenzoate decarboxylase, whose amino-acid sequence MKYSDLRDFITQLESRDLLKRITYPVSPYLEMTAVSDRVLRSGGPALLFTNTSNHNMPVLTNLFGTVERVAMGMGEDSISALREVGKLLAALKEPDPPKGFKDAFNKLPLLKQALNMAPKYVSGAECQNHVWEKDEVDLTSLPIQTCWPKDAAPLITWGLVTTKGPHQTRENMGIYRQQLLSKNQLIMRWLSHRGGALDYQAWQKAYPGERFPIAVTLGADPATILAAVTPVPDTLSEYAFAGLLRGQRTRLTQCIGNELHVPASAEIILEGYLEPGIEAPEGPYGDHTGYYNEVQSFPVFTVERITHRDSPIYHSTYTGRPPDEPAILGVALNEVFIPLLQKQFPEIVDFYLPPEGCSYRLAVVTIKKQYPGHAKRIMMAVWSFLRQFMYTKFVIVCDDDIDARNWQDVIWAMTTRMDPARDTVMIENTPIDYLDFASPISGLGSKIGMDATSKWPGETQREWGEPIVMDEEIIKKVDGYWSSLGLDR is encoded by the coding sequence ATGAAATACTCTGATTTAAGAGATTTTATTACACAACTTGAATCACGTGATTTATTAAAACGCATCACCTATCCTGTATCACCCTATCTTGAAATGACGGCAGTCAGTGATCGAGTACTTCGCTCTGGCGGCCCTGCTCTTCTCTTTACTAATACGTCAAACCATAACATGCCTGTTTTAACTAATTTATTTGGCACGGTTGAGCGTGTGGCGATGGGAATGGGTGAAGACAGTATCAGTGCGTTGCGGGAAGTTGGCAAATTACTGGCTGCCTTAAAGGAGCCTGATCCGCCTAAAGGATTTAAGGACGCGTTTAATAAGCTCCCTTTGTTAAAACAGGCATTAAATATGGCACCAAAATATGTGAGTGGTGCCGAATGTCAAAACCATGTTTGGGAAAAAGATGAGGTCGATCTGACTTCATTACCTATTCAAACCTGTTGGCCTAAAGATGCTGCTCCATTAATCACTTGGGGGCTTGTAACCACCAAAGGACCACATCAAACGCGTGAAAATATGGGGATATACCGGCAACAGCTGTTGAGTAAAAATCAATTGATCATGCGTTGGTTGTCCCATCGAGGAGGTGCACTGGATTACCAGGCATGGCAAAAAGCTTATCCTGGAGAACGTTTTCCAATTGCAGTGACGCTTGGTGCTGATCCTGCAACAATACTCGCAGCCGTAACCCCTGTTCCTGATACTTTATCGGAATATGCTTTTGCGGGATTATTACGTGGCCAACGCACTCGTTTGACGCAGTGCATTGGAAATGAGCTGCATGTCCCTGCGAGTGCGGAAATTATCCTGGAAGGTTATTTAGAGCCTGGGATTGAGGCGCCAGAAGGGCCTTATGGCGATCACACCGGTTACTATAATGAAGTACAATCTTTCCCAGTGTTTACTGTGGAGCGCATAACCCATAGAGACTCCCCCATTTACCACAGTACTTATACTGGCCGGCCACCTGATGAGCCTGCTATTTTAGGCGTTGCATTAAATGAAGTATTTATTCCCTTGTTACAGAAACAGTTCCCAGAGATTGTTGATTTCTATTTGCCGCCTGAAGGATGCTCCTATCGTTTAGCCGTAGTGACTATCAAGAAGCAATATCCTGGGCATGCGAAGCGAATAATGATGGCGGTATGGTCATTCTTAAGACAATTTATGTATACCAAATTTGTAATCGTCTGTGATGATGATATCGATGCGCGTAATTGGCAGGATGTGATCTGGGCGATGACGACCCGTATGGATCCTGCACGAGATACCGTAATGATCGAAAATACTCCCATTGATTACCTGGATTTTGCTTCACCTATTTCAGGTTTAGGCTCAAAAATTGGCATGGATGCAACAAGTAAATGGCCTGGAGAAACTCAAAGAGAATGGGGGGAGCCCATAGTGATGGATGAAGAGATCATAAAAAAGGTCGATGGTTATTGGTCGTCTTTGGGGTTGGACCGATGA
- a CDS encoding isochorismatase, giving the protein MPNESRLTQHLHTQALLRQNAASRFQKINQQYDEVDPGLKEELKNIVLKKLSETKKLALILVDIQNDFVLHDFALYAPGGEHTLFRNMALLDAVSELIIGYPKLGHHLEIITTQDAHVFQRTLDNIDAQIMLQSYGIVHTQKTLSIEHNELLPFNPHKGQYGLHCLNGTIGAAISQPIEERLENLKENIPIYRFAKINFSAPVAGMKLKEEVELSDPQFLNTGNPIYDECALSFLQFFHNQAYSELMLTGICGNICVQQAAEGLAAAGEKVCILDPCVHYLIIPGINSYDEVWTAVQHAYAEQGILTIELPHFRSNPE; this is encoded by the coding sequence ATGCCTAATGAATCGAGATTGACACAACACCTACACACACAAGCATTATTACGACAAAATGCCGCCTCTCGTTTTCAAAAAATAAATCAACAATACGATGAAGTGGATCCTGGATTAAAAGAAGAATTAAAAAATATAGTCCTTAAAAAGCTCAGTGAAACTAAAAAATTAGCCCTCATATTAGTCGACATTCAAAATGACTTCGTGCTACACGATTTTGCCTTATATGCCCCCGGTGGCGAACATACTTTGTTTCGTAATATGGCATTACTTGATGCAGTTAGTGAACTCATTATCGGTTATCCCAAACTGGGCCATCATCTTGAGATTATTACCACTCAAGATGCACATGTGTTCCAACGGACTCTCGACAACATCGATGCACAAATCATGTTGCAAAGTTATGGGATAGTGCATACGCAAAAAACACTAAGCATCGAACACAATGAATTGCTGCCATTTAATCCGCATAAAGGGCAATATGGACTCCATTGCCTTAATGGCACCATCGGTGCAGCGATTTCTCAGCCCATAGAAGAACGACTAGAAAATCTGAAAGAAAATATCCCGATTTATCGCTTCGCTAAAATCAATTTTTCTGCACCTGTTGCGGGCATGAAACTTAAGGAAGAAGTTGAATTAAGTGATCCTCAATTTTTGAATACGGGGAACCCGATTTATGATGAGTGCGCTTTGTCATTTCTGCAGTTTTTTCACAATCAAGCATACAGCGAGCTCATGCTTACCGGCATATGCGGAAATATTTGTGTACAACAAGCTGCTGAAGGCTTGGCAGCGGCTGGAGAAAAAGTATGCATCCTCGATCCCTGCGTTCACTATCTGATTATTCCAGGCATCAACTCATATGATGAAGTGTGGACAGCGGTTCAGCACGCGTATGCAGAACAAGGCATCCTGACTATTGAATTGCCTCATTTTCGCTCGAATCCAGAGTGA
- a CDS encoding pyridoxal-phosphate dependent enzyme, which translates to MIYPNILATIGKTPIVKINRLGRALDCELYAKCEFFNPGGSVKDRIGYEMIVNAERDGHIKPGDTLIEPTSGNTGIGIALAGAVLGYKVIITMPEKMSQEKQSVLELLGATIYRTPTEAAYNDPESHISLAKRLKAQIPNSYILDQYANPNNPNAHYHGTAQEIIDDFGKDLHMVVAGVGTGGTITGLARRLKEYNPEIKIIGVDPEGSILGGGTEIKSYAVEGIGYDFFPDVLDNDLIDKYIKTNDLNSFRTARDLIREEGLLVGGSSGAAMWAALQAAKSLSSGQKCLVILPDSIRNYMSKFAHDEWMKQQGFL; encoded by the coding sequence ATGATTTATCCGAATATTCTTGCCACCATAGGAAAAACTCCCATAGTAAAAATTAATCGTCTTGGCCGTGCGCTTGATTGTGAGTTGTATGCAAAGTGTGAGTTTTTTAATCCTGGTGGTTCTGTTAAGGATCGTATCGGCTATGAAATGATTGTTAATGCAGAGCGAGATGGGCATATTAAGCCAGGTGATACACTGATTGAACCTACCTCAGGGAATACAGGAATAGGTATTGCCCTCGCAGGTGCGGTATTAGGTTACAAAGTCATTATTACTATGCCTGAGAAAATGAGTCAGGAAAAGCAATCCGTTCTTGAGCTCCTGGGAGCCACGATCTACCGTACTCCAACAGAAGCAGCCTATAATGATCCGGAAAGTCATATTTCTTTAGCTAAACGACTGAAAGCGCAAATCCCCAATTCCTATATTCTTGATCAATACGCCAATCCGAATAACCCTAATGCGCACTATCATGGTACCGCCCAGGAAATTATTGATGATTTTGGCAAGGACTTACACATGGTTGTTGCCGGAGTAGGAACTGGAGGCACAATTACTGGTCTTGCGAGACGCCTTAAGGAATATAATCCGGAGATTAAAATTATTGGTGTTGATCCCGAGGGCTCTATTCTTGGTGGTGGAACCGAAATTAAATCCTATGCGGTAGAGGGCATAGGCTATGACTTTTTTCCAGATGTTTTAGATAATGATTTAATTGATAAATATATTAAAACAAATGATCTGAATTCATTTCGAACTGCAAGGGATTTAATCCGTGAAGAGGGGTTATTGGTAGGAGGTTCTTCTGGGGCGGCAATGTGGGCCGCACTGCAAGCTGCGAAATCTTTAAGTAGCGGACAAAAATGCTTGGTTATTTTACCTGACTCCATTCGCAATTACATGTCTAAATTTGCCCATGATGAATGGATGAAACAACAGGGATTTTTATAA
- a CDS encoding 16S rRNA (uracil(1498)-N(3))-methyltransferase, with product MRAVRIYQSGNYHTGQHLELSPEASQHVGVVLRMQVGEKITLFSGDDREFDATIVAVKKKQVTVVIGSVNEVSRESPLAIHLAQAISKGERMEFVMQKAVELGVTSITPLITERCVVKLDKERMAKKLHQWQAIVIAACEQSGRNQVPAVNAPITLEHYVREVQVGLKLILHPGENKKWRDYMIGSAAIALLIGPEGGLSDHEVQLACQHGFQPLSLGPRILRTETAALTALSLLQAIGGDL from the coding sequence ATGAGAGCAGTACGTATTTATCAATCTGGAAACTACCATACAGGCCAACATTTAGAATTATCTCCCGAAGCCAGTCAACACGTTGGGGTTGTTTTGCGTATGCAGGTTGGTGAAAAGATCACTTTATTTTCTGGTGATGATCGCGAATTTGACGCAACTATAGTTGCTGTGAAAAAAAAACAAGTCACGGTAGTCATTGGTTCGGTAAATGAGGTGAGTCGTGAATCCCCATTGGCTATCCATTTGGCTCAAGCAATTTCCAAGGGGGAGCGCATGGAGTTCGTCATGCAAAAAGCAGTCGAACTCGGTGTGACCAGTATTACTCCTCTTATTACGGAGCGTTGTGTCGTCAAATTAGATAAGGAGCGAATGGCAAAAAAACTCCATCAATGGCAGGCGATAGTCATTGCCGCGTGTGAACAATCAGGAAGGAATCAAGTTCCTGCAGTAAATGCCCCCATCACTTTAGAACATTATGTCCGTGAGGTTCAAGTTGGATTGAAATTGATCTTGCACCCCGGTGAGAATAAAAAATGGCGAGATTATATGATTGGATCTGCTGCGATTGCCTTGCTTATTGGCCCGGAAGGGGGATTAAGTGACCACGAGGTTCAATTGGCGTGTCAGCATGGATTTCAACCTTTATCTCTGGGGCCAAGAATTTTACGCACAGAAACCGCGGCGCTTACTGCCTTAAGTCTGTTGCAAGCGATAGGCGGTGATCTATAA
- a CDS encoding methyltransferase, translating to MAPNSRIILNHWIPYFFCLLLVLFTLLIHVRLRRRQFHVIRWQKSLNLQRHAQVFHQLYTNVNGFMLSQNARQTNDAMEYAYGEIEFSSFIALLSLTRPDENTVFYDLGSGTGKAVLACSMVFPVCKSVGIELFPELYSVACKQAEQLAHIANYAIQAKKIKFILGDFLEVNLNEATLVFINSTAFFGPLWEKLCAKLDHLSHLKTIITTSKALSSTHFTLTKRTKVEMSWGVVFAYIHSRKTTATNCLENIE from the coding sequence ATGGCACCTAATTCAAGGATTATTTTGAACCACTGGATACCCTATTTTTTTTGCTTACTTCTCGTACTTTTTACCCTGCTCATTCACGTGCGGCTCCGAAGAAGGCAATTCCATGTAATTCGCTGGCAAAAATCATTAAATTTACAAAGACACGCCCAAGTGTTTCATCAACTCTACACCAATGTCAATGGGTTCATGCTCTCACAGAATGCACGTCAAACAAACGATGCAATGGAATATGCCTACGGAGAAATCGAATTTTCATCGTTCATCGCTCTCTTATCCCTAACTAGGCCCGATGAAAATACGGTATTCTATGATTTAGGCTCAGGAACAGGTAAAGCAGTACTGGCCTGTAGTATGGTCTTCCCTGTATGCAAAAGCGTAGGGATTGAATTGTTTCCCGAACTCTATTCTGTAGCATGCAAACAAGCCGAGCAATTAGCACACATAGCCAATTATGCAATACAGGCCAAAAAAATTAAATTTATTTTAGGTGATTTTCTTGAAGTGAATTTAAACGAGGCAACGCTTGTCTTTATCAATTCTACTGCTTTTTTTGGGCCTCTATGGGAAAAGCTCTGCGCTAAGCTTGATCATTTATCGCATCTTAAAACGATCATTACCACCAGCAAGGCATTATCCTCTACCCATTTTACGTTGACAAAACGTACTAAAGTTGAAATGAGTTGGGGGGTTGTTTTTGCCTACATTCACTCTAGAAAAACTACCGCGACTAACTGTCTTGAAAATATTGAATAA
- the fumC gene encoding class II fumarate hydratase, translated as MSKTRIESDSMGEIAVPADKYWGAQTERSLHHFNIGKDIMPREVTHAFGILKKAAALTNLDLGKLPKDKADLIIKAADEVSKGMLDEHFPLHVWQTGSGTQSNMNANEVISNRAIELAGGTMGSKSPIHPNDHVNMSQSSNDTFPTAMHIAAAIAFNKKLIPAVKSLRDALAVKMAAFKDIVKIGRTHLQDAVPITLGQEFSGYVAQLDACLQRLEGALPELYELAAGGTAVGTGLNTHPQFAAKVAKHIAEITQLPFVTAENKFAALASHEALVNAHSAMKTLACALMKIANDIRWLASGPRCGIGELIIPENEPGSSIMPGKVNPTQCEAMTMVCAQVLGNDATVGIADSQGNFELNVFKPVIIFNVLHSLNLLADTCHSFQEFCAEGIEANHQVIDYYLHHSLMLVTALNQHIGYDKAAKIAKTAHQDNSSLQEAAVKLGILTAERFAELVRPEEMIAPQ; from the coding sequence ATGAGCAAAACACGCATAGAATCTGATAGCATGGGTGAAATCGCTGTCCCTGCCGACAAATATTGGGGTGCACAGACTGAACGATCATTACATCACTTTAATATCGGCAAGGACATTATGCCGCGTGAGGTCACTCACGCTTTTGGTATCTTAAAAAAAGCCGCCGCATTGACCAATTTGGACTTAGGCAAGTTACCTAAAGATAAAGCAGATTTAATTATTAAGGCTGCCGATGAGGTGAGTAAGGGAATGCTGGATGAGCATTTTCCTTTGCATGTATGGCAAACGGGCAGTGGCACGCAATCCAATATGAATGCCAATGAGGTCATTTCAAATCGTGCAATTGAACTGGCTGGTGGAACCATGGGTAGTAAATCGCCTATTCATCCTAATGATCATGTGAATATGTCTCAATCTTCCAATGATACATTCCCGACAGCGATGCACATTGCCGCAGCCATTGCTTTTAATAAGAAATTAATTCCCGCAGTGAAAAGTTTGCGTGATGCCTTGGCGGTTAAAATGGCAGCATTCAAAGATATCGTTAAAATTGGCCGAACCCATTTACAAGATGCCGTGCCAATCACTTTAGGGCAGGAGTTTTCTGGTTATGTTGCCCAGCTGGATGCGTGCCTGCAACGTCTTGAAGGGGCATTGCCTGAACTTTACGAATTAGCTGCAGGGGGAACCGCTGTAGGAACTGGTTTAAATACACATCCACAATTTGCCGCAAAAGTTGCCAAACACATTGCCGAGATAACCCAATTGCCTTTTGTTACCGCAGAGAATAAATTTGCTGCGCTCGCCTCACACGAAGCATTAGTTAATGCCCACAGTGCCATGAAAACACTGGCTTGTGCTTTAATGAAAATTGCAAATGACATTCGTTGGTTAGCTTCTGGCCCACGTTGTGGTATTGGGGAATTGATCATTCCAGAAAATGAACCTGGTTCTTCAATCATGCCTGGAAAAGTGAATCCTACCCAATGTGAAGCCATGACTATGGTTTGCGCGCAAGTGCTGGGAAATGACGCAACAGTGGGTATCGCGGACAGCCAAGGTAATTTTGAACTGAATGTATTTAAACCGGTGATCATCTTTAACGTACTGCATTCCCTTAATTTGTTAGCCGATACCTGTCATTCATTTCAAGAATTTTGTGCCGAAGGAATCGAGGCCAATCATCAGGTGATCGACTATTATCTGCATCACTCTTTGATGCTCGTCACGGCACTGAATCAACACATAGGCTATGATAAAGCCGCAAAAATCGCTAAAACAGCACACCAAGACAATTCCTCCTTGCAAGAAGCAGCAGTGAAACTTGGAATTTTAACTGCAGAGCGTTTCGCGGAATTAGTAAGACCCGAAGAAATGATTGCTCCGCAGTAA
- the rho gene encoding transcription termination factor Rho: MNLSELKQLPIADLFNIAQEIGVENPSRMRKQEIIFAILKAHALKGEDIHGDGVLEVLTDGFGFLRSADGSYLAGPDDIYVSPSQIRRFGLRSGDTISGKIRPPKDSERYFALLKVDEINYDSPDSAKRKILFENLTPLFATERLVMEQGNGSTEDLTARVVDLCAPFGRGQRGLIVSPPKAGKTLMLQNIARSIEKNYPECYLIVLLIDERPEEVTEMQRSVKGEVVASTFDEPANRHVQVAEMVIEKAKRLVEHKRDVVILLDSITRLARAYNTVIPSSGKVLTGGVDANALQRPKRLYGAARNIEEGGSLTIIATALVDTGSKMDEVIYEEFKGTGNMEIHLSRNIAERRVFPAININRSGTRREDLLLSPEDLQRTWILRKILQSMDECDAIEFLLERMKNHKTNAEFFDAMKRQE, encoded by the coding sequence ATGAATCTTAGTGAACTTAAGCAATTGCCTATTGCCGATCTCTTTAACATCGCACAAGAGATTGGTGTCGAGAATCCTTCCCGTATGCGCAAACAAGAAATTATTTTTGCCATTCTTAAGGCCCACGCCTTAAAAGGTGAAGACATCCACGGTGATGGTGTTTTAGAAGTCCTGACTGATGGTTTTGGTTTCTTGCGTTCTGCCGATGGCTCCTATTTGGCAGGCCCTGATGATATTTATGTATCTCCCAGCCAAATCAGACGTTTTGGTTTACGTTCTGGTGATACGATTTCAGGTAAAATTCGTCCTCCCAAAGATAGCGAGCGTTATTTTGCTTTGTTGAAAGTTGATGAAATCAATTACGATTCACCTGATAGTGCCAAACGAAAAATTTTATTTGAAAACCTTACTCCTCTCTTTGCTACCGAGCGCTTGGTCATGGAGCAAGGAAACGGCAGTACCGAAGATTTGACGGCGCGAGTTGTTGACTTGTGTGCTCCTTTTGGTCGAGGACAACGTGGTTTGATTGTTTCCCCACCCAAAGCAGGTAAAACACTAATGCTGCAAAACATCGCACGTTCTATAGAAAAGAACTATCCTGAATGTTACCTCATCGTGTTATTGATTGATGAGCGCCCTGAAGAAGTAACTGAAATGCAACGTTCTGTTAAGGGAGAAGTGGTTGCGAGTACGTTTGATGAGCCTGCGAACCGCCACGTTCAAGTTGCCGAAATGGTTATTGAAAAAGCCAAGCGCCTGGTGGAACACAAGCGTGATGTGGTTATTTTGCTTGACTCAATTACTCGTCTGGCGCGAGCGTACAATACGGTGATTCCTTCATCTGGTAAAGTACTTACTGGGGGTGTTGATGCCAATGCGTTGCAAAGACCTAAGCGTTTATATGGTGCCGCACGTAACATTGAAGAAGGTGGTAGTCTGACTATTATTGCTACAGCTCTGGTAGACACAGGTTCTAAAATGGATGAAGTGATTTACGAAGAATTCAAGGGAACCGGTAATATGGAGATCCACTTGAGTCGTAATATTGCTGAACGTCGTGTTTTCCCTGCGATTAATATTAACCGTTCAGGTACACGCCGTGAAGATCTGTTATTAAGCCCAGAAGATCTACAGCGCACTTGGATATTGCGCAAAATTCTGCAGTCTATGGATGAATGTGATGCGATTGAGTTCTTGCTTGAGCGTATGAAGAATCATAAAACCAATGCTGAATTTTTTGATGCAATGAAACGCCAAGAGTAG
- the hspQ gene encoding heat shock protein HspQ — protein MDKIAQFNIGDLVIHKHSRYRAIVVDVDPLFQASGRYNPQAHKREFATRNPWYRLLVDDSSQITYVEECMLIADTSRVPINNPHIGFYLKENGGHYSNAHPPH, from the coding sequence ATGGACAAAATTGCACAATTCAATATTGGAGATTTAGTCATTCATAAACACAGCCGCTACAGAGCGATTGTTGTCGATGTGGACCCCTTATTTCAGGCTTCGGGTCGTTATAATCCACAAGCACATAAACGCGAATTTGCTACGCGCAATCCGTGGTATCGCTTGTTGGTTGATGACAGCAGCCAAATCACTTATGTGGAGGAATGCATGTTGATCGCAGATACCAGCCGAGTGCCTATTAACAATCCGCATATTGGATTTTATTTAAAAGAAAATGGAGGACATTACAGTAATGCACATCCCCCACATTAG
- a CDS encoding YaiO family outer membrane beta-barrel protein, producing MKKVYRIIATALGITLFLLSNQIFAVNPTGIITPSVINKSTTTNPKEIPLKKALATATSTPVQEDSEEAKKLYQERLKKNPSDEDARLLLANYYIAKRRDLTALWVIKQGLRLNPNSVLLLMKLSDIQTYLTAYAPAIATNKKILTLDPNNVYSKQYLSDVKQVIPRYDYGVNEVGFTTDNSYVTGFHQIWDYSSLYYTRDTSYGRFGGRINFAARQGFTAPQYELDFSPVLNRDVSFNLVATYANQPNLFSDYSYGGQANISLTSSLQFTGGAIYSNIAPTFFMTYIAGLNYAVGNYLLSVTPYYFVPQTNVKSVLMTGVIKRFFGTEDHSVSLTVGIGHSPDLANLTTVNFIVLKNDFANLLYEFPILAHRLVVDLQIGYQRWEFPTGEINNFYDTLVGLKYRF from the coding sequence ATGAAAAAAGTATATCGAATTATAGCGACTGCTTTAGGGATAACCCTTTTTTTACTCTCTAATCAAATTTTTGCTGTGAATCCGACGGGAATCATTACTCCTTCAGTAATCAACAAAAGCACTACTACAAATCCGAAAGAAATTCCTTTAAAAAAAGCGTTAGCAACAGCAACATCAACTCCAGTGCAAGAGGACAGCGAAGAGGCTAAAAAATTATATCAAGAACGACTAAAAAAAAATCCGAGTGATGAAGACGCGCGTCTTCTTTTAGCGAATTATTATATAGCTAAGAGGCGTGATTTAACGGCACTTTGGGTTATTAAACAAGGATTGCGGCTTAATCCAAACAGCGTTTTATTGCTGATGAAATTAAGCGATATCCAGACTTACCTTACCGCCTATGCTCCTGCGATTGCAACCAACAAAAAAATTCTCACCCTAGATCCGAACAATGTCTATTCCAAGCAATATTTATCCGATGTAAAGCAAGTTATTCCTCGTTATGACTACGGGGTGAATGAAGTCGGTTTTACCACAGATAACTCCTACGTTACTGGTTTTCATCAAATTTGGGATTATTCTTCACTGTATTACACTCGAGATACGAGCTACGGTCGATTTGGTGGTCGTATTAATTTTGCAGCACGACAAGGATTCACTGCACCCCAATATGAGTTGGATTTTTCACCGGTGCTTAATCGGGATGTTTCATTTAATTTGGTGGCTACCTATGCGAATCAACCCAATTTATTTTCTGATTACTCCTATGGAGGACAGGCAAACATTAGTTTGACGAGTTCTCTCCAGTTTACGGGTGGCGCAATTTATTCGAACATCGCACCTACTTTTTTTATGACTTACATTGCAGGATTAAATTATGCGGTAGGTAATTATTTGTTGAGCGTGACTCCATACTATTTTGTCCCGCAAACCAATGTGAAATCAGTGTTAATGACTGGAGTGATTAAACGTTTTTTTGGCACGGAGGATCATTCCGTTTCTTTAACTGTGGGTATAGGCCATAGCCCTGACTTGGCCAATTTGACGACGGTTAATTTTATTGTGCTAAAGAATGATTTTGCAAATCTGCTTTATGAATTTCCCATATTAGCACACCGTCTGGTTGTTGATTTACAGATTGGATATCAACGCTGGGAGTTTCCGACAGGCGAAATCAATAATTTTTATGATACCTTAGTTGGTTTGAAATATCGATTTTAA
- the trxA gene encoding thioredoxin has protein sequence MSDLIKTISDASFEQDVIHANKPVLVDFWAEWCGPCRALTPILEEVAATHGEQVTFAKINIDEHPQTPAKFGVMSIPTLILFKNGQVEAVKMGLLSKSQLSAFVESHV, from the coding sequence ATGAGTGATCTTATTAAAACAATATCAGATGCAAGTTTTGAACAGGATGTAATCCATGCTAATAAGCCTGTTTTAGTTGATTTTTGGGCTGAATGGTGTGGTCCATGTCGTGCATTGACCCCAATATTGGAAGAAGTGGCTGCTACTCATGGTGAGCAAGTAACTTTTGCCAAGATTAATATCGATGAACACCCACAAACACCGGCAAAGTTTGGTGTGATGAGTATTCCAACATTGATTTTATTTAAAAACGGTCAGGTTGAAGCTGTTAAAATGGGTTTGCTTTCAAAATCTCAATTAAGTGCTTTTGTTGAGAGCCACGTTTAA
- a CDS encoding transposase — protein MAGFFSTKAYVHHEPKPRAEYNFINVGTEQFHAVAVAMIDSLQSTSQRGNDATLKKILERFYLHFPKYINNQPYLTLPERMGMLLNSSRKSELVECMAYVLRQLAVDELYTHPLMYREVFDGLSAETPKSYLRDPTVQLPASALNALAQTLGISITLSFKELGKELRKKEVYDGEA, from the coding sequence ATGGCGGGTTTTTTTAGTACCAAAGCTTATGTGCATCATGAGCCAAAGCCACGTGCAGAATACAATTTTATCAACGTGGGTACCGAACAATTTCATGCTGTTGCGGTGGCGATGATCGATTCGTTACAAAGTACTTCCCAAAGAGGTAATGATGCTACCTTAAAAAAAATTTTGGAGCGTTTTTATCTACACTTTCCCAAATACATTAACAACCAACCTTATTTAACACTTCCGGAACGGATGGGGATGTTACTCAATAGTTCTCGTAAGTCAGAATTAGTAGAGTGTATGGCTTATGTTTTGCGGCAATTGGCAGTGGACGAGCTTTATACACATCCTTTGATGTATCGAGAGGTGTTTGATGGATTAAGTGCGGAAACTCCCAAAAGTTATTTGCGTGATCCCACAGTACAATTACCAGCAAGTGCTTTAAATGCCCTTGCTCAGACACTGGGGATTAGTATTACCTTATCTTTTAAAGAACTCGGAAAGGAACTGAGAAAAAAAGAAGTATATGATGGAGAAGCATAA